The DNA window TGATGGTCACCTTTTTCTCGACCATCAGGTCGGCGATCTCCTCGATGGTCAGCGCTTCGGGCACCACGTTGGCCCCGCCCCTTATCATGGTGGCCCGCGACCTTATCATCCCGGCCTGGTGAAAGAAGGGCATGATCGCCATGTACACGTCTTTCTCGGTCACCTCCATGGCGTCCGCCGTCAGGTCGTCGACGGTGCTCGACCCTATTTGGTTCTGCAGGCAGCCCTTCGGCTGCCCCGTGGTCCCGCTTGTGTAGATGAGGAGCACGGGATGGTCCGGTTCGATACGCGGCGGTTTCCGGACCTCCCTCCTGTCTTCCACCAGCTGGTCGGTGGCAAGATCGGTGCCGTCCACGTTCCCTATCCCCAGGACGGCGCGCAGGCTGGGGCAGCCCGACCTGAGCTCCGGAATCACGGCTGCATGTGTCTCGTCCACCACCAGGGCGCTCGTCTCGGCGTCGTTCATGGCCCACAGCCATTCCGGGACGACCAGGCGGGTGTTCATGACGTGCAGGATCACCCCCACGAGTGACGTCGCGAAGTGATAGGTGAGGTAGTCCATGCGGTTCTTGGAGAGTATGGATATCCTTTCGCCCTTTGCGAAGCCCAGGGATTCCAGGGCGCCGGCAAGATAACGGACGCGGTCGGCGAAGCGCGCGAAGGAGATCTCCTCGCTCCTGCTGCAGATCGCGACCCGGTCGCCGTACCTGTCCGCCGCCTTGAACAGCTTTTCGTGCAAAAGATCCATGTGGACTTCCTTCGACGGCCGCGGCGGGCGCGTGCGGTCAGCCCAAGGCGTTGCGCGACTCGCCCAGGGGCGGGGAATAGATGACCAGAAGCTTCAGGCGCGTCGTGATCCCCCCTGCCGTCCCGTGCGGCGTGCCCCTGGGGTAATAGATAAGCAGGGGGTTGTCGCTCCCCTCCAGCACGTACAGCATCTGCTCGTGCCTGCTGTGGGAATGCCTTTCCGCCCCGCCGCCGCTCTCGATCAACCCCTCGATGATCTCCACGCTTTCGTCCATGAAGAGGCAGCGGTTCGTCGTCCTGTGATGCCCAGCGGGAGGGTAGGTCGGGATGTCCCCGGGTTTGACGACGCGAACGCCGCCCACGCTCTTGTCGCGCTCGCCCTGCGCGGAAGGGGCGGTGTCCTCTTTCCCGATGCGAGGTGCGATGTCGAGCAACGTCAGCCGGTCGGAGGTCACGCTAAGCCCGGGCCCCCAGGCCGTGCCGGGAGGTATGATGAGGAGGTCACCCTTGCCGATACCCGTTTCGGTCCCGCCCTGCCTGAGGGTCGCTTCCCCGTCCAGGACATACTCCATCCTGCTCACGTCGCTGATGCCGTATTCCTCCGCGTCGCCGCTCCCTTTTATGACGGTCTGGCCGATCTCGAGATTTTCGCTCCGCAGAAGGTCTTTCCGGAAGGTCCTCGCGCAGCCGCCCAACAACTTTTCCTCGATGTCGTTTACGAGGATATACCGGGCTTGCTTTTCCGCGGGTTCTTGCTCCCGTTCCATCCGTTCCATCTCCCCTTGCCCGTCGCTTTCCCGTCCTTACTGGCCGGCAATATGGCTGTTTAAATAGTAATAGCTGGTGGTCGGCCGTGCAATGGAACGGGCGAAAAGCAGGTGAACGCAAGCATGCGTCTGTCGGGTGATTCTGTCCGGGAGGTTGACGTGCAATGGAACAGGCGAAAAGCGGGTAAACGCATGTCGGGGACGCAGGGTCAGGCTCCGCGGAGGTGGAGGTAGACCTTGGGGAGCTCGCGGGGGAGGTCCTCCACGCTCCGCACCACCAGATAGCCGTGGGGAGGGAACATGCGGCGCAGGTAATCGTGGCCGGCGGCGTCGACGGTGACGCAGAAGGGGACGATGTGACCCGCCTCGGCCTCCCGCAGCGCCTGCGCGGTGTCCCGCAGGCCGTACTCGCGGTCGGTGCGGTCCTCCCCGTAGTCGTGGTCCTGGGGATAGCCGTCGGAGAGCAGGAGCAGCAGCTTCAGCGAGGAGGTCTCCGAGTCCAGCAGGCGGTGGGCGTGGCGGACGGCGGTGCCCATGCGCGTGCTCTTCATGGGCTTCAGGCTCCCCAGCCGCTTCCAGGCGCCCGCGTCCAGGGGCTCGTCGAAGGATTTCAGGCGCAGGAACTCCACCCGGTCCCTGCCGTAACCCGAGAACCCGCAGATGGAGTAGCGGTCCCCAAGTTGCTCCAGGGCGCTGGCCATGATGGCCACGCTGGCCAGCAGCACCTGCAGGACGGTCTCTCCGGCGTGCGCCCCTTCCTTTATCTCGGAGGAGGTGGAGGCGGAGAGGTCCACCAGGAAGAGGGCGCTCACCTCGCGCGTGACGCGCCGCTTCTCCATGTACAGCTTCTCGGAAGGGGGGAGGCCGCAGCGCAGGGCCACCGTCCTCTCCACCGCCTCCTGGATGTCGATCTCCTCCCCCCATTCCAGTTTTTTCCTCCAGGTGCGCTCCTGGTAACGCAGCAGGCGGAACTGACGGGTCACCTCCTGGACCACTTCATCCCACCTCTCCAGCAGGCGGCGGGCGGCGTCCTCGTCGCCTTCCCGCGCCCGCAACTGGTAGAGGGTCGCCCAGGCGGGGCGGTAGCAAGCGGAAAGGTAATCCCATTCCGGGTAGCGCACGCGCCTCTCCTCGTCCTCCCCGGGCTTTTCCGCGCGGGCTTCGCGCCCCGCTGCCCCGTGCCCGGCGCGCGCGTCATGTCCTTCCTCCGTTCCCAGCCTCTCGCCCAGCACGTCCTCCCGCAGGAACTCACCCGCTCCCATGGGGATGGACATGGCGCGGAAGTCCAGCCGTAAGAGCTCCTCGAGCCCGGGCGGGGTCCCCTCGCCGCCCTTCTCCCTGCCCGCCTCCCCGCGCCGGGCCGCGCGCTCTCCGGGACCGCGGAGGAGGTCGTCGGCGAGGAAGGCCGCATCCAGGTCCAGGGAAACGCCTTCCCCGGGAGCCCTTTCTGCCCAGGCGAGGAGGACGCGGTATGCGGCCAGGGTGGCGGCAAGGGAATCACGCAGGGATGCGCCGGGAAGCGCCGCCCGCCGGGAGGCTTCCGCGAGCTCGCGGGGATAGCCGCCGCCCACGGGTCCTCCCAGGGGGGCGAGGAGGTCGAAAAAGAGGTTCCAGAGCATGCAGCGGTGGTCGATGGGTTCCAGGGTGGTGCGCAGGCGCGGCAGGAACCAGGAGAGATCCTCCGCCAGGCCGCGGTAACGTGCGGCGAGGAAGGAGAGCACGCGGGTCGTTTCGAGGGTGAGGAAGATGTCGGCGGCCAGCACCGGTATGGAAAAACTTCCCAGGAAATGGCGGAGGAAGGCCATGGGGTCGCTGCTTCCCAGCCATGGGTGCCCGCGATGCGGCATGGAGGCGTCCTCGAGGGCGGGGCGCTGGAAGGTGCCGGACTCCCACTGGCCCGCCTGCGCGGCGGCGTAAAGACGGTAAACGGCCCGGTTCTCGGCACGCGCGTCGAAGACGCGCACCAGCGCCGGCAGGAAGATCTCCCGCCCGTTGCTGAAGGGGAAGGGCCTCCAGGGGTTGGCCAGGAGCGGCGGCGCATCGTGCAGGGGTTTGGCCTGGAGGTACTTCGCGCAGATGCCCTTACCGAAGAGGGAGAGCGGGGCGCGCGCCGCCTCGTAAGTGACGCCGGCGCCCGTTTCACACGGCGCGCGGCGCGGGTCCGTTTCCCCGCCGGGTACGTGGCGTGGTCCTGCTTTCCCGTCGCGAGCGCGGCCTGCACCCTCTTTCCCGACGCTCACGCCGGCGTCGTCGCCTCGGCCTGGCGTGTACAGGACCTGGTGAGGAACGACGTGACCGCGGGACGGGGTGGGGAGGATCATGTCCGGGACGGCACCTTCCTGCTCCGGGACGGACCCGTGCAAGATGTCCGTCGCGTAGAGGGCCAGGTTGAGGGGAGAGGTCAAGGCGCGCTCCCTTCACGCATGTTCCGGGACCTCCCGGAAGTGGCCGGCCGCATGGCCTTCATGCGGCCTCGACAGGCTGAACATGCTCTCTTCCAGATAATCCCATATCTTACCGGGCCGTCACGCATCACCGCTGCAGGCATCATGGGCTTACCCGGAGATCATCTCAAGGGAAGACCGCCGCCACCAGGTCCCGCAGGGCCTGTTGCATGACCGGGTCGTCGGAGACCGCCGACACCAGGGCCGTCTCGCAGGCGCGGCGCGGTTCCACCCCCTGGCTGACCAGGCGGGCGGCGTAGATGAGCAACCGCGTGGAAGGCCCCTCGTCCATGCCCCGCTCGCCCAGGTTTCGGGCCCGCTCCCCCAGCAGGGCAAGGTCGCGCGCCAGGCCGTCCTCCACCCCCGCCTCGCCGGCGATGATGCGCGCCTCCAGGGAGGGGGGAGGGTAGGAGAAGTCGATGGCCGCGAAGCGCTGGCGCGTGCTGATCTTCAGGTCCTTGAGCATGCTCTGGTAACCCGGGTTGTAGGAGATGACCAGTTGGAAGCGCGGGTGGGCCCGCACCAGGGAGCCCTTCTTCTCCAGGGGGAGCATGCGGCGGTGGTCGGCCAGGGGGTGGATGAGCACCAGGGTGTCCTTGCGCGCCTCCACCACCTCGTCCAGGTAGCAGATGGCGCCCGCCTTCACCGCCGCCGTCAGCGGGCCGTCCACCCATACCGTCTCCTCGCCGTGCAGGAGGTAGCGCCCCACCAGGTCCCCGGCGGTGAGGTCCTCGTGACAGGCCACGGTGACCAGGGGCAGGGGTTCGCCGTCCTCGCTGCCCAGCTTCCAGGCCATGTACTCCAGGAAGCGGGTCTTGCCGCAGCCGGTGGGCCCCTTGAGGGAGACGGGCAGGCGGGCGCGGTAGGCGGCCCGGAATACCTCCACCTCGTCGCCCACGGGCACGTAGAAGGGCTCCTCCTCGATGACGTGCTCCTCGTAGGCTATCTCGTGCGCCGCACGCTCCTCGCCCTCCATCGCGCCTCCCTTCCCGCTTCCGACAGGTCTCGCGTCCGCCTTCCCGCGTGAAAGCGGCCACGAGGATACTCCACGAGGATATTTTAACAGTTTGCGTAACGCCGTTATCGCACGGCCGGCGCTATATGCCCGGCGGACCTCGCCGCGCTTTGCGGCGTGAGGGCAAGGGTGCCTGGTGAGCGTGATCGATTTCACCGACAAAGCATCCTCGCCGCGCTTTGCTGGTGGTGAGTCGAGGGCTATGGAAAAATATTCTTAGGATAATGGAAAAGCCGCTTTAAAGCGGCTCTCCCACGCTGGACCTTGACGGTCCATCCACCTCCGAACCGTCGGATTGATCTCATGATAATAGCTCTTGAAAGCAATTGAAAAGGGGGATGTCGCCAATCTACGCATCCGCGCTTCGTGGTGCTTCGTAACGCGTTGGGGGTTCTCGGGCGGAAGGTGCGCTAAGGGCTTGTGCGGCTAAGAGGTTCCCCTATACGAGAAGGCGCTTTCCGCGAGGAGGGCTGGAGCCCGCGCAAGGACTGTACCCGCGGTAGATCCGACGGAGAGGCGCCGCTTCCTGGGGAAAGAGGGGGGAACTTCCTGGGGGAAGAGGGGGGAACTTCCTGGGGGAAGAGAGGGGGAACTTCCTGGGGGAAGAGAGGGGGAATATAATATGCGCGTGCCGCGCGTGAGTCGAGAGGGAGGTAGGAATATGGAAGGGGCGTGGAAGGAAGAGCTGGCGGGGCTGGTTGCGCTGCTGGGCCTGGAGCACAGGCCGGTGGCGGTGACCTTCACCAACGACGAGGTGGAGGGCGGCGAGTCGGTCAAGAAGGAAAGGATATCTTTCTGCTCCGCTCTCAAGCGGGCGGCGGCGGGAGAGGCCTTCATCATCGACCGGGAAACCTCCGCATGTCCCGGGGGGTCCTGGCATTGCGGTCTGGCCGAGCCCCCCTCCGGGGAACGCAGGCGCTTCCTGCAGGACTTCCTCACCCGGGGCGAGAAGCTCACCCACTCCATCGTCAGCTTCCACCGCATGCAGGCCCTGGGATCGCCGCCTCCCACGGGGCTCTCCGAGCGGGTGGTCATGGGGCCGGGTGAGGAGGCGGAGATCCGCCCCGACCTGGTGGTCTTCCTCTGCAACGGCGAGCAGGCCTGCCGCCTCATAACCCTTGACCATTACTGGGACGGCATTCCGCCGCGGGTGGAGCTCACGGGAGCCCTCTGCCACGCCGCCATCGCCTACCCCGTGGTCACCGGGCGCACCAACGTCACCTTCGGGGACTGGACGGCCCGGCGCATGCAGAAATACCCGGCGGATGTGGTCTTCGTGACCGTGCCTTACGAGAGAATGGCCAACCTGGTGGCCGCCGTCCCGAGGTGCTCGGCGGGCAACGCGCCCCTGGAGGTCCCGAGGGAGATAGAGGAGCACCTCGCTTGAAGGGGGTATGGCGGCGAGGAGTTCGAGCGAATGCAGCCCCCGCGCCGTAGCGGCGCCTTGCATGGCCCGGCGAGGGCTGACGCGGCAAAGTGGTAAAATATTCCATAATATAGCAAAGAGATAACGGGTGAAGTCAACCGCTGGCGAAAACGCGGTGGGACGGGAGAGACAAACGCTGGGGGCGACAAGGCGAAAACGCTTTCAAGAAAAAGGAAAAAACCGGGGGCGAAGAAACGAAAGCGCGTTCAGGCAAGGGGATAAACGCCGCTGGCGAAAACGCAAGAATACGGGAGGGATGGTCGTGGAACTGACGCCGCAGCAGTTGGAGGAACTGCGCCTGGGAGCCTTTACCGCCATCGACGGGCTTTGGTTCCTGGAGGTGGAGTCCAGGTACGGGTTCGAGGAAGCCCTGGAGGCCGATCTCGAGGTGTGGAAGAAGTATGGCCTGGTCATCCTCAGGCGCATGGCCAGGATGCTGGGCATCGAGCTCGATCCCAAGAACCCTCCCGACCTCCCCACCGTGAACTTCCTCCTGGAGACCATCTCCCTCATCGACGGCAGCGAGTGTCAGGGAGAGGTCACGCCTGAAGGAGAGATCCTCTTCCGCGTGCGGCGCTGCTCCTGGTGGGAAAACCTGCGCAACTCGGGGCGGCATGACCTCGTCCCCTGCGAGCACATCGACGAGGTCATCTACCGTCACTGGCTGCAGGCCCTCGATCCCGGCCTGGACTTCGAGATCACCCGCTCCCTTCCCCGGGGAGACGCCTGTTGCGAGTGGGTAATAAAAAGGCGCGCGTGAAGCTGCTCCGAAGAACATCGCAAATCCCCACAACGCCCCACCAAGGCACCGTAACGCCCTGAAAACGGCGAACGTCTTCCACGACAGACCCGAGGACAACCCGAAAAACGGGCTGCCGCCCCACAACCCTCCCCGCCGGTGCAGGCAGGCTTCCGTGCCCGTGATATCGGAAAGGGGCGCGCAACGTAACGAGAAGCCGCAGGGCCGCAAGACCCGCAACGTCACAAAAATCCGCAACATACGTGTAACCCTTGCATCCCCGCCGTGTTTACGGGTGCAAAGGCCGGGGTTGCATGGATGGTGCACGCGGCTTGGCGCGCGTGGCGTGCAGCATCCCCCGGCGGTTCAGGCAAGGATTCCGGAGACAAGAAGAGAGAAGATCCTGCGTGTTTGCATGTCGGCAAGCGCCGTAGGGCGCAGAGGGAAAGGAGGTAAGCCTATGAGGAGAATCGACAACGTGTGGCGGGGTATCGAGGCCGGCGTGTCCCGTTCTCGGCGGGGCTTGATCATATTGGAGGAAGAGGGAGAGAGGGTTTACCGTCCACGGGAGCTGGTCGCAGCCGCGAAGAGGACCGCGTGCGGGCTGACGAAGGCGGGCGTGGCGCCCGGGGACCGCGTGGGCATCATGGCCCAGACCACGCCCGAGAGCGTGCTCACCTTCCTGGGGTGCTGGGCCATGGGGGCGGTGGCGGTACCCCTCCCCCTGCCCATGCGCGCGGTGGATCCCCGCTCCTTCATGGAACAGAGCCGCAGGCGCCTGGAGAAGGTCGGGGCGGAGGTGCTCGCCCTGCCCGGCGAATTCCTTCCCCTGGTGGAGGAGATGGGCGAGGGCTTCCGGCTGCTGGCCATGGAGGAGCTGCAGGTGAAGGGGGACGCGCCTGAAAGCCCCGCCGCAAAGGAGGACATCGCCCTGGTGCAGTTCACCTCGGGGTCGACCAGCGAGCCCCGGGGTGTCATCCTCACCCACGGGAACATCCTGGCCAACGCCGCGGCCATAGCCGGCAAGCTCGCCGTCAGCAACCGCGATACGGTGGTCTCCTGGATGCCCCTATACCACGACATGGGCCTCATCGGTTTCCTCATCACCGCGCTGAGCGCCTCCTGCACCCTGGTGCTCATGTCCCCGCAGCGCTTCGTGGCCGATCCCTCCCGGTGGCTGCGCGCGGTGAGCGATTACCGGGCCACCATCACCGGCGGTCCCAACTTCGCCTTCGCCCTCTCCGCGCGCGTGCTGCGTTCCGGCAGGGCGGAAGGCCTGGACCTTTCCAGCCTGCGCCTGGCCCTGAACGGCGCCGAGCCCATAGACCCCGCGGTGCTG is part of the Actinomycetota bacterium genome and encodes:
- a CDS encoding CbbQ/NirQ/NorQ/GpvN family protein, yielding MEGEERAAHEIAYEEHVIEEEPFYVPVGDEVEVFRAAYRARLPVSLKGPTGCGKTRFLEYMAWKLGSEDGEPLPLVTVACHEDLTAGDLVGRYLLHGEETVWVDGPLTAAVKAGAICYLDEVVEARKDTLVLIHPLADHRRMLPLEKKGSLVRAHPRFQLVISYNPGYQSMLKDLKISTRQRFAAIDFSYPPPSLEARIIAGEAGVEDGLARDLALLGERARNLGERGMDEGPSTRLLIYAARLVSQGVEPRRACETALVSAVSDDPVMQQALRDLVAAVFP
- a CDS encoding DUF169 domain-containing protein; translated protein: MEGAWKEELAGLVALLGLEHRPVAVTFTNDEVEGGESVKKERISFCSALKRAAAGEAFIIDRETSACPGGSWHCGLAEPPSGERRRFLQDFLTRGEKLTHSIVSFHRMQALGSPPPTGLSERVVMGPGEEAEIRPDLVVFLCNGEQACRLITLDHYWDGIPPRVELTGALCHAAIAYPVVTGRTNVTFGDWTARRMQKYPADVVFVTVPYERMANLVAAVPRCSAGNAPLEVPREIEEHLA
- a CDS encoding L-2-amino-thiazoline-4-carboxylic acid hydrolase produces the protein MVVELTPQQLEELRLGAFTAIDGLWFLEVESRYGFEEALEADLEVWKKYGLVILRRMARMLGIELDPKNPPDLPTVNFLLETISLIDGSECQGEVTPEGEILFRVRRCSWWENLRNSGRHDLVPCEHIDEVIYRHWLQALDPGLDFEITRSLPRGDACCEWVIKRRA
- a CDS encoding fatty acyl-AMP ligase, coding for MRRIDNVWRGIEAGVSRSRRGLIILEEEGERVYRPRELVAAAKRTACGLTKAGVAPGDRVGIMAQTTPESVLTFLGCWAMGAVAVPLPLPMRAVDPRSFMEQSRRRLEKVGAEVLALPGEFLPLVEEMGEGFRLLAMEELQVKGDAPESPAAKEDIALVQFTSGSTSEPRGVILTHGNILANAAAIAGKLAVSNRDTVVSWMPLYHDMGLIGFLITALSASCTLVLMSPQRFVADPSRWLRAVSDYRATITGGPNFAFALSARVLRSGRAEGLDLSSLRLALNGAEPIDPAVLDDFVAAGAPYGLRPEVPYPVYGLAEATLAVTFPEPGSRYRVDYVSRCAIEDECMALPCEPGSADARGLVSLGTPLSGLEVRINRDDGSPAGEREVGEVCVRGASLMQGYWGDAAATAETLRGGWLHTGDLGYLADGQLHLVGRIKDMVIIGGRNLFPEDVERCAERVEGVRKGNAVAFGITTSRGRERLVLVGETRLSCPHAAREAAQAVSSVVRETIGVPVREVVLVPAGTLPKTSSGKKRRFLCRELYLSERLQPVARSGAPVSAN